The nucleotide window AAGTAGGTAGGGCTTTTCGGCTAACATGCGATCACCAAAAATTATTGGGCGTCAGCACTTAAAATCTTCATCATCTTGCTCAGCGCTGCGCGGGCTCATCACTCGAGGCAAGCTCTATCAACTTCCTCATATGTATTTCGGCAGAATCAAAGACCTCAACGCTAACATCTCCCTGTTTTATAGCTAAAGGTAGCTCGGTGCATCCCAGGATGACTCCCTCTATATTTTCACTCTCCTTGTACCTCTCTATGAGCTTCACTATCCAGTCCTTGTTCTTGAGGTCTCCGAATGCGAGCTCTTCGAATATTATCCTGTTGAGTTCTTCCTTCTCCTCGTCGTTGGGCACAACAACCTCTAAACCCTTCTTCTCCAGAGCCTTGATGTAGAAGTCAGCACTCATCGTTGTCTTGGTTCCCAGGAGGAGAACCCTCTTGACGCCTCTCCTGATAACCTCCTCGGCGACTGCATCTATTATGCTGACCATAGGAACGTTCACTTCCCTCTGGACATCATCGAATACTATATGAGGAGTGTTCGCTGAGAACGCTATTAACTCGGCCCCCGCCCTTTCAAGGGCCTTTGCAGCGTTAATAAGTATCTTCTTCCTTCCCTCCCATCCCTCAGGGTTCTGGAAGAACTCTCTGAAGTTTATCGAATAGATTATCAGTTCTGGATATACGTACTTCTCGAATTTCTCCCTGCTTATCTCGATATATTTCTGGTAGTAGTAGAGCGTTGATTCAGGTGTAGTTCCACCTATTATGCCTATCTTCTTCATGATATCACCGATAGAGCGTTAAGACCAAAGTTTAAGAGGGTTTTCATGAAGAAAAGTTAGGTGATCCAATGGAGAGGTTCGTTGATGATAACGTGGCCTTCGGAAGGATGCCATACGAAGATGAAGTCGATTACCTTCTAGAGAAATTTAACGCATTCGTCGTTTTAGTCGAAGATTTTGAGTTAGTTTACGATTTGAATAAGCTAAGGCAAAGAGCTGAGGTTTTGCACTCTCCAATACCTGACTTCACGGCGCCTTCCCTCGAGCAACTCATGGAGATAATTGAATGGATAGAGGAAAAGGTTAGGGAGGGGAAGAAGGTATACATCCACTGCTATGGCGGAAGCGGGAGGAGTGGAACGATAGCAACGGCATGGTTAATGTACTCCCAAGGAATACCGCTTAGAGAAGCACTTAGAAGGGTTAGATTATTAAAACCCAGCGCCGTCGAAACTGAAGATCAAATGAAAATCTTAGAAGAGTTTGAAGAGTTTCTAAAAAAGGCTGGAATCATTCGATCTTAACTTCGAAGCCTTCTCCCTCTTTCTTCGTTGGCTGCTTCTTGGGGATTCTTATCTCAAGCACACCGTTGTTGTACTTAGCCTTGGCCTTCTCTGGTATAACTTCTTCTGGAAGCCTTATTACCCTTCTGTAACCGCTGTAGTATCTCTCTATCCTAACTGCTCCCTCTTCTTCAAGCTCTTTCTCCCTTCTTACCGTCGCTTCAATGTAGACGCTGTCCTCAGTTACCCTGACCTTTATGTCCTCCTTTCTAACTCCCGGGAGCTCCGCTATCACTACGAACTCGTCTCCCCTGTCGAAGATGTCAACGAATGGCTCTCTCCAGACTTCCCTGCTCTCCTCGTAGACCTCTGGCTCTCTCCATCTTCTGTACGTCCAGAGTCTTGGTCTGCTGAAGAACTCATCGAACATGGCGTCGATTTCCTCCTGTATCTCTCTAATTATGTCAAACGGATCCCATATGTCCCACCTTCTCCTCCTCACCATCCTCACCACCCCCTCTCGCTTTTTGTTACCAATAGTAATTAAAATTGTTGGGGTTTTTAAATATTTCGGATGGGCAAAACCCTATTAATCTGAAGTATAACGTTAAACCATGAGGTTTGACGTAATCTGTATGGGAAATTTAAACTACGACATAGTCTTTCTAATGGAGAAGTTCCCTGGGATCCATGAGAAGGTCAACGCTAAAGGTGTTTTTACGGGACTTGGGGGTTCGGCTGGAAATACTGCGACTTGGCTGGCTAAGCTAGGGTTGAAGGTTGGCTTCATTGGGGCAGTTGGAAACGATGACTTTGGAAGGCTTCACCTCGAGTTCTTTAGGGAAATTGGCGTAGATACTAGTGGTATAAAGGTTGTGAACGATGCAACCGGGATAGCGGTTACTATGGTTAAAGGGGAAGATAAGAGGATAGTCAAGTATCCTGGGGCCAACAGGTGGAAGGAAGTAAACACCGAGTACCTCAAGAGGGCTAGACACCTTCACCTATCCTCAAATCCAATTGAACTTATCAGGGAAGCCGTTGAGAAGGCGAAGGAGCTTGGCTTGACCGTTTCCTTTGACCCTGGGGAGATGGAAGTTCCCAGGGACGTTGAAAAAGAGCTAGACATCTTGATGATGAACGAGGATGAGTTCAAGGCGAAATATGGAAGCTTGGACAGAATAAAGGATGTAAAAGCTAGAATAGCTATAGCCACGCTGAACGGTGGAGGGGCTCTTGTTAGGGATGAAAAAGGAGAGGTTCACGAGGTTAGGGGACTCTCAGCAAAAGCCATAGATACAACTGGAGGGGGTGACGCATTCAATGCCGGCTTTCTCTATGGCTTCCTTAGTGGATGGGATGTCGTTAATTCAGCAAAGCTTGGAATGCTGCTCGCTTATCTAACTGTTCAGGAGGTTGGGGCTAGAAGCGCTGTGAGGCCATTAGATGAGATCAAGAAAATAGCCCAGGAACTAAAGCTGAACCTTCCAATTTAGTAACTCTTCAATCCAACTTCTCTCGCTTTCCTCTCGCTCCATCTATAGGCCAATATTCCCAGGATAGCGTAGACAAGGGAAACCATGGCCATGTACGCTATCTTGTCAATGCTGGATATGAATCCTCTAGCTACAACGCTTCTAACGGCGGAAGTCGTAGGGGCGTAGGGTAGGATACTAGCCAAAAACTGTAGCGGCCTTGGTAGGATTTCAATAGGATACATGGCTCCACTTAGAGCGAAAACCAGCATTTCCAAGATGTTTATAAAGGGACCTGGATCCTTGAGGTAGAGCACTATCCCACTGGCCATTAATCCAAGTCCTATCATCCCAACGGTTCCCAATAGGAGAACCGCTATTCCCTTTAGAAGCCCAATTAAGTTGAGCTCCAACTTGAACAAGAAATAGAATATGGGAATGTAGATGGCCATATAGATTAGACTTACCATCAGCCTAACGAGGACGTTTCCTAGAAAGAATGTTATCCTCCTCATCGGGGCCGCGAAGGAATACTCTAATGTTCCAGCGTAGAGCTCATCAACAATAGCCCAGACGAACCCACTTAGGAAAGTTATTCCAAATCCGAGCACCATGAAGCCCAAAACTGCAAAAGTTAAGTAATCCGAATACCCCGTTAACTCGGCTAAAGCTTCTGAATTTCTCTTTCCAGTAAGTCCGAGACCTATAAGTAGGGCATTTCCAACGAAAAACAATCCCATTAAAATGTCGCTAACGAACCAGGCCTTATAGCTTAGGAATATCTTCCAGCTTTTTCTGGCAACCCCTAAAAGGGCTCTAAGCTCAGTAGCCTCCATATCCCATCATCCTCGTTATCTTTTCCGCCCACTTGAATACTCCAAGGCTTATCGCCCAGTACAAAGGAAGTAGTATGAGCATGCTTACCAATTCACTATAAACGCTGGAATAGCTAAACCCAAGGAAGAGCTTCCTTACAGCGTTTGCCGCGTGGGTCAATGGGATTGCCCACGATAATTCTCTCACGACTCCTGGGAGCGTTGAGAGTGGGAAGAATACCCCTGAGAGGAAGAGGATAACGAATTCTAAGATGCTGGCCATGGGCCCTATGTTCTTGAGCATCATAACTAACCCAGCGAACATGAGTCCAAATCCCAGGAAGGTGAGGAAGGATAGTAGCAAAACTGGGGAAGTCTTTAGGAGTGAATGGGCGGATATTGGAATCTGAAACATGAGGATACCGAATATGAATACTATAAGCATCACTACAGAATCCATCAGCATCCATGCCATGGCGAGCCCTATTATCATCTTCAGTATTCCAGTGGGAGATGCGACGTTACTTTCAAAGGTTCCCCTTTGAAGTTCCCTCCTAACGCCCCAAACCGAGGCCTCCATTGGAGAGACCGAAACCCACCATAATGTATAGCCTATCAAAACGTACGTTGGATAATCCCCAACTCCCGTCGATGCTTTTAGAAGGGCGGAAAACCTTCCCCCAAGTATGGCCTGTCCGAAGTACACGAACTGGATCAGGAAGACCAATCCCACGATGATCGAGCTTATAACCCTTAGAGGGTACCTAAAGAACATCCTGAATTCCTTGTCAATTATGGCTAAGATGCTCAATCCCTTAGCCCCCTACCCGTGAGCTTTATGAAAACGTCTTCAAGCGTTGGTTCCTTAACTTCGACCGAGAGAACTTTGGCATTGTTCTTAACTAGGAACTCGACGAGCTTTGGAATATCTTCCTCATCGAGTGGTCCCCTAAGAACAACTTTCTCTCCCTCTTCCTTGATCTTTGCGAGGCCGAACGGATTTTCTCCATTGTAGTTCTTTACCCTGACTTCAACTATCGTATCCTTTCTGACGAGTTTTTTCAGTCCTTCTGGTGTGTCGAGAGCTATAATTCTCCCATGATCTATTATCGCTATCCTATCGCATAACTCCTCAGCTTCGTGCATATAATGAGTAGTTAGAAGAACAGTCTTCTTCTCTTCCTCCACTAACTTCTTAATAAGTTCCCTAACGAATATAGCACTTTGAACGTCCAATCCTAGCGTAGGTTCGTCCAGGAAAAGTACCTCTGGATCGTTAATTAGGGCCTTGGCTATTGCGAGTCTTTGCTTCATACCCCTAGAGTAGTTCATGACAAGATCGTCTTTCCTATCCCAAAGTCCAACCATGTGAAGTAGATTCCTTATCCTTTCCTCAGCAACCTTTTTTGGAACGTAGTAAATGCTGGCGAAGTACCTTAGGTTCTCGTAGGCGGTTAATCTCCAGTAGAGGGTTCTCTCTCCTTCTGCAACTAGATTAATCCTCTTTCTAATCTCCCTAGCCTCCTTAACAATATCGAACCCCAGAACTCTAGCCTCGCCTGAGGTCGGCTCAAGTAATGTGGTAAGGATCTTTATTGTGGTGGTCTTTCCAGCGCCGTTGGGTCCTAGAAGGCCGAATAGTTCACCTTTCTTCACATTGAAGGTTATCCCCTTTAATGCCTCGAACCATTCAATCTTCCTGAATGGTAGGGGAATCTTCTTTGGGTACAGCTTTCTGAGGTTCTTGACCTCTATCGCTTTCATCACCGTTGAGTAAAAGGTCAAGCTTAAAATGTTAATCCTTCTTCTTGTTATTCTCTATCCTCCTTATGTCAAGGACGTGCCTTCCATGGTCGCTAGTTGAAACCTTGAACTCGTATGTCGTTGGCTCAAACTCTGGGTGAAGGGATTTAACGATGGTCATCTTTTCTATGAATTCTCCTTCAACTTCTTCTTCAAAGGACTGGAAGGTTATCACTATATCTGAGAGCCCAGAGGTCCAGGCGATTAACTTTTTAGATACCATATCAACGTTAAGCAGAAGGATAGTCATGACGTTTCTCTTACTGTACATCTTGGCAAGCCAAGCTAACTCGCCATTAAGGAGCTTTATTGCTACATCTTCCCCAAACATTGTTGCCAATCCATCTAGAGTGTAAACGAGTTTCACGACCCTTTTACTTCCGGCTATTGGGAATATCTTACTTTCATAAAGGCTTTCTATCTTTGGATTTAACGTTTCCGGTGTGGGATTCTGAACTTGGAAGACGTAACTGTCATATGGTGGAACATCGTATTTAGACCCGAAGATATCAACTACCAAGACTTCTTTTTTCTCTCCAAGCTCCTTTATATTTAACCCTACAAACGCCGCTCTCGAAATTAGCTTTATTGTAGGGAGATTATAATTGTGGATAACGCCAAGAGAGTTTTTCTTAACTAAATTCTTTAGAATCTCAAATCCTAGCGCCCATCCTAGCGAGAACGCATCGTACATTATTGAAATAGTCGCTCCCCTAATTAGACCTCCTCCGAGAGCCCTGTCAATTTCTTCAATGTCAATTGGCACGAGCGTAAAGAATTCTTGGTACATAATTCATCCCTCCACTTTAATGAACTCAACGGCCTCTCTCAGCTTCTTAACGATATCCCTGAGCTCAATTATATTCCTCTTAACCTCCTCCATTGATGATGCCTGCTCTTGAGCGCTAGCACTCACCTCCTCAGCGCTTGCTGTTGTTTCTTGAGCGCTTGCCGCTAGATTTTCTAAAGCCTTCTTAGCGTTTTCCACGTGCTCCTGAGTGTTCGCCAACTCATTCTTTATATCTTGAAGTTTACTCTCAACATCATCAAGAAGCTCTCCTATGTTCATTAAGTATCCTACAGTTTCCTTTAAGAAGTCTACTGAATCATCTACTACCTTAACACCCTTCTCTGTCTCTTCAACTGCCTTTTCAACTTTCTCCTGGATCTCATTCAATATACCCCTTATTTTTTCAGCAGCTTCCTTACTTTCCTCCGCTAAGTTCCTAACTTCTTGTGCAACTACAGCGAATCCTCTCCCTAACTCTCCAGCTCTAGCAGCCTCAATTGCAGCATTCAAGGCCAATAAATTCGTTTGTTCAGCTATATCGGCTATTGCGTTTATAATATCTCCTACATTTTTACTCATCTCGGCGACCTCTTGTACCGCCTGCCTTATAACCTTCATAGCATCTTGTATATCCTCAACTTGAGAAATAGCTTTTTCCCCCTTATCTTTCCCTTCTCTCGCTATGGATAGAACTTCATTGACAACCCCACTAAACTCTTCCATTGCATCCACTGTTCTCTGAGTGACGTCAGCGGTTATGTTCATTCCCTCCATTATCTCTGTTATGTTTTCCTGCTGTCTTTGGGCTTCAACGCTAACCTGTTGTATTGCTTCCGCTACTTGATTTATTGCCTCTGAAATTTCAGATGAAATTCTCGTTAGGTCATTGGCTCTACTCTCTAGGGTTAATGCAAGATCCCTAACAGTCTTCATTAGTTCCCTCAAATTAGAAATCGTCTTCCTCATCGAGTTAAGGATGCTCTCAAAATCACCTTTGGCGTGTACCTTTAAATCATCTGAGACATCGCCCTCGGATATCTTCTCCATTCTTTCTGTTATAATCTCAAGGGTCTGAAGGACATCTTGGGAAATCGCCCTGAATCCTTCGATTAGTTTTCCTATTTCATCATCCTCCCTGTATTGTATCTTTGAGACCATCTCCCTTGCTCGACTTAATTTCCCTTCAGCGATGCTTTCAGCGATCTTTGCCATCTCATTTATTGGCCTCATTGTTGAGTTCATTAACCTCATTCCAAGGGCTCCAGAGATTACGGCAACAATTGACATGACTCCAATGCTTAGCCATAGCGTTTCTTTAAGTTGAGATTTGGCGTTTTCTAGGGTTTCCCTGATTGCTTCAACGCTACCTCCAGTTTGCACTACTTTCATTGTCTTTTCAAGGTTATCATATAGGTCGGATATTGCAATATTTTGAATTATTATGGCAGTCAAAACGACGAGAATTAGGGGGGTAAATATTGAAATAACTAACTTTTTACCGAACTTCATTTTATCATCACCTTCGGTTCATTCCCATTTTATCGTTCCTACACTGCCCTTTATGTTCGGAAAAACGCTCTTCATTATAGAGAACGACCTACCGTCGTTCATTAGGCGTATAACTACTGGGAATATCGTTCTAAGCATTGGGAGAATGTCTATAGATCTACTCTTCAAATAATCAATGTTTAAGAACATTATGTCTCTTATATCGCGATCCTTCGTGACTATATACTCTCCAATATCGTGAATCTGCTCCATAATTTCTTTTCTCTCGAAAACGTTCATTAATCCTTCAATTCCAATTTGTATGTTTATAAAGAACTTCCCCCTGGGATTCATACCATCGAGAAGCTTTTTTAGTGACTCTTCATAGAGCGTCTTGTAAACGGGATAGCTTGAAATTGGTATCTTATATATTACATTTCCACTCGATATCCTTCCTCCAACCTTAATTATGGCCGAACTATCTATTATTTTCGTGTCAATTCCAATGAGTTCCGCCTGATACTTATGAATTGGTAATGCATCGAGGAAGTCTGTGATAATTATTATAGCATCGTCTCCATACTTCTCTTTGATACTTTTTAGTATTCTAAACAGCCCGGGCCCGATTATGTCCCTTGAGGTGTATTCGATTAGTACGCTTATTTTCTCTCTGTTAACTATTTCATCTATCTCCACCTTGGTATCACCTCTCTAATTTTTTAATAAATTTGGTCGATTTTAAAACGTTTTCCTCGATTAATTTGAATAAATAGTAACATTTAGTTGCGTTTTTATTTAATATATGACACTATGTTCTACAATTTCAATAATTGTTTTTGGCGTATAGTCGGTTATAAGAAGCAAAAACCGGCTTAGAGTTATTATTTCGAACGATCATATGTGTGGTTACTAATAGTTAATAAACGCATTAGCACAATTATTTAGTTGATTAAACAACATGATTTGAGTAATTTGAGATACTGAAGAGAATAAGAGACCTTGGGGGGTTAGTAGTCTTAGCCTTTCAAATTTAATTAAGAACACTGATTTGTTTTTTTTTTTCTGGCCAACTTTAAAGATTTCATTTATACTTCTGCCAATTAAGGAAATTCAATGCAATTTATATATACACAAATTTTGGTATCAACTTTCGTCTTTAAGTAATATGTAAATTAATTTCCTAAAAAACTCTTTATTTGTAATGACCCTCTTGTATGCTCTATACAATTTAGGCCTGTTAATGGGCAATATCTTTGCTATTGAGGATGGGGGAAGCTTGAGATCAAGTGTAAGGTATGCCACAATCACAATATCTTTTAATGAATGAGCTCCCTTTAGAGGGGTTCCATCTAGCTCGGTGAAAGTTCTGTTGCAATTTTTGCACTTATACCTTTGAATTTTGAAATTTCCTGACCGCATTATGTAACCTATCTTCACGATGTTTGGCGATTTACAATATGGACAAGTGATCCTACCTTTCATTTTCCTAACTGCCATAATGATATCTTCATCGGTTATACTGTTCAACTTATTTACCGCACTGACGATGTTTTCAAGTCTGCTTAACATCTGTTTCCCACTTTCCCATGTTTCCCTCACGTTAGTGCACTTTATTAGATATATTTTAAAACGTTTCTATCCCATATTTCACATTTAATGTTACTTATAGTTACAGTATTTCGATTAGTTGTTTCAAATTTTTCGACAATTCAAATTATGTCTATTTATAAACTACATCACTATAAATTTGTCAAATATGCAATTCCATTTTTTATAAGAATTTCAAAACTTTGGATTATAACTACCAAAAGTGATAAAATTCAACAAAATTGAATAACGTCTACATCAAATGTTCCATTAGGTTATGAAGAAACTATCCTAATTAATCTAATTATATCCTTAACCTCTAAAATGCCATGAACCCTTCTATCTTTGTCAATAACTGGAAGGTGATGCTTTCCAGTTTCTACCATGAGCTTTATCGCCTGGCCTAGGTCGTCGTCAACTCCTATAACAATCGGCCTCCTTATCATCACATCTTCAACCCTAGTGGCCCTATTCAGAACATATTTCTTTAACATCCCAAAACCGGCAATGGAGTACTTCCTGGGGGGCACGAAGTAGTGGAGGAGGTCCTTCATAGTAATGAAACCTATGAGCTTTCCATCATCATCAACAACAA belongs to Pyrococcus abyssi GE5 and includes:
- a CDS encoding aspartate/glutamate racemase family protein: MKKIGIIGGTTPESTLYYYQKYIEISREKFEKYVYPELIIYSINFREFFQNPEGWEGRKKILINAAKALERAGAELIAFSANTPHIVFDDVQREVNVPMVSIIDAVAEEVIRRGVKRVLLLGTKTTMSADFYIKALEKKGLEVVVPNDEEKEELNRIIFEELAFGDLKNKDWIVKLIERYKESENIEGVILGCTELPLAIKQGDVSVEVFDSAEIHMRKLIELASSDEPAQR
- a CDS encoding protein-tyrosine phosphatase family protein, producing the protein MERFVDDNVAFGRMPYEDEVDYLLEKFNAFVVLVEDFELVYDLNKLRQRAEVLHSPIPDFTAPSLEQLMEIIEWIEEKVREGKKVYIHCYGGSGRSGTIATAWLMYSQGIPLREALRRVRLLKPSAVETEDQMKILEEFEEFLKKAGIIRS
- a CDS encoding Hsp20/alpha crystallin family protein, with translation MVRRRRWDIWDPFDIIREIQEEIDAMFDEFFSRPRLWTYRRWREPEVYEESREVWREPFVDIFDRGDEFVVIAELPGVRKEDIKVRVTEDSVYIEATVRREKELEEEGAVRIERYYSGYRRVIRLPEEVIPEKAKAKYNNGVLEIRIPKKQPTKKEGEGFEVKIE
- a CDS encoding ADP-dependent ribose-1-phosphate kinase; the encoded protein is MRFDVICMGNLNYDIVFLMEKFPGIHEKVNAKGVFTGLGGSAGNTATWLAKLGLKVGFIGAVGNDDFGRLHLEFFREIGVDTSGIKVVNDATGIAVTMVKGEDKRIVKYPGANRWKEVNTEYLKRARHLHLSSNPIELIREAVEKAKELGLTVSFDPGEMEVPRDVEKELDILMMNEDEFKAKYGSLDRIKDVKARIAIATLNGGGALVRDEKGEVHEVRGLSAKAIDTTGGGDAFNAGFLYGFLSGWDVVNSAKLGMLLAYLTVQEVGARSAVRPLDEIKKIAQELKLNLPI
- a CDS encoding ABC transporter permease — translated: MEATELRALLGVARKSWKIFLSYKAWFVSDILMGLFFVGNALLIGLGLTGKRNSEALAELTGYSDYLTFAVLGFMVLGFGITFLSGFVWAIVDELYAGTLEYSFAAPMRRITFFLGNVLVRLMVSLIYMAIYIPIFYFLFKLELNLIGLLKGIAVLLLGTVGMIGLGLMASGIVLYLKDPGPFINILEMLVFALSGAMYPIEILPRPLQFLASILPYAPTTSAVRSVVARGFISSIDKIAYMAMVSLVYAILGILAYRWSERKAREVGLKSY
- a CDS encoding ABC transporter permease translates to MFFRYPLRVISSIIVGLVFLIQFVYFGQAILGGRFSALLKASTGVGDYPTYVLIGYTLWWVSVSPMEASVWGVRRELQRGTFESNVASPTGILKMIIGLAMAWMLMDSVVMLIVFIFGILMFQIPISAHSLLKTSPVLLLSFLTFLGFGLMFAGLVMMLKNIGPMASILEFVILFLSGVFFPLSTLPGVVRELSWAIPLTHAANAVRKLFLGFSYSSVYSELVSMLILLPLYWAISLGVFKWAEKITRMMGYGGY
- a CDS encoding daunorubicin resistance protein DrrA family ABC transporter ATP-binding protein yields the protein MKAIEVKNLRKLYPKKIPLPFRKIEWFEALKGITFNVKKGELFGLLGPNGAGKTTTIKILTTLLEPTSGEARVLGFDIVKEAREIRKRINLVAEGERTLYWRLTAYENLRYFASIYYVPKKVAEERIRNLLHMVGLWDRKDDLVMNYSRGMKQRLAIAKALINDPEVLFLDEPTLGLDVQSAIFVRELIKKLVEEEKKTVLLTTHYMHEAEELCDRIAIIDHGRIIALDTPEGLKKLVRKDTIVEVRVKNYNGENPFGLAKIKEEGEKVVLRGPLDEEDIPKLVEFLVKNNAKVLSVEVKEPTLEDVFIKLTGRGLRD
- a CDS encoding methyl-accepting chemotaxis protein gives rise to the protein MKFGKKLVISIFTPLILVVLTAIIIQNIAISDLYDNLEKTMKVVQTGGSVEAIRETLENAKSQLKETLWLSIGVMSIVAVISGALGMRLMNSTMRPINEMAKIAESIAEGKLSRAREMVSKIQYREDDEIGKLIEGFRAISQDVLQTLEIITERMEKISEGDVSDDLKVHAKGDFESILNSMRKTISNLRELMKTVRDLALTLESRANDLTRISSEISEAINQVAEAIQQVSVEAQRQQENITEIMEGMNITADVTQRTVDAMEEFSGVVNEVLSIAREGKDKGEKAISQVEDIQDAMKVIRQAVQEVAEMSKNVGDIINAIADIAEQTNLLALNAAIEAARAGELGRGFAVVAQEVRNLAEESKEAAEKIRGILNEIQEKVEKAVEETEKGVKVVDDSVDFLKETVGYLMNIGELLDDVESKLQDIKNELANTQEHVENAKKALENLAASAQETTASAEEVSASAQEQASSMEEVKRNIIELRDIVKKLREAVEFIKVEG
- a CDS encoding DUF257 family protein — encoded protein: MEIDEIVNREKISVLIEYTSRDIIGPGLFRILKSIKEKYGDDAIIIITDFLDALPIHKYQAELIGIDTKIIDSSAIIKVGGRISSGNVIYKIPISSYPVYKTLYEESLKKLLDGMNPRGKFFINIQIGIEGLMNVFERKEIMEQIHDIGEYIVTKDRDIRDIMFLNIDYLKSRSIDILPMLRTIFPVVIRLMNDGRSFSIMKSVFPNIKGSVGTIKWE
- a CDS encoding IS1 family transposase, yielding MRETWESGKQMLSRLENIVSAVNKLNSITDEDIIMAVRKMKGRITCPYCKSPNIVKIGYIMRSGNFKIQRYKCKNCNRTFTELDGTPLKGAHSLKDIVIVAYLTLDLKLPPSSIAKILPINRPKLYRAYKRVITNKEFFRKLIYILLKDES
- a CDS encoding CBS domain-containing protein, whose amino-acid sequence is MSIRKKVCRIIGKRKLVLMARKEELSHNIKYISKVPVKIVMDREFLKVKPETSLFELISMFTSEETSAVVVDDDGKLIGFITMKDLLHYFVPPRKYSIAGFGMLKKYVLNRATRVEDVMIRRPIVIGVDDDLGQAIKLMVETGKHHLPVIDKDRRVHGILEVKDIIRLIRIVSS